One region of Streptomyces davaonensis JCM 4913 genomic DNA includes:
- a CDS encoding sensor histidine kinase, with the protein MTTTGEDHAGAHAGPWWWARWRSAVLDIGLAAVSALECGAKGFSFAADAGIPRALGVLFGVLAGSVLVVRRRWPIAVVLVSIAVMPAQMGFLMIIVGLYTLAASEAPRRIIAALAGMSQVGMLIVTFVWLRQGVDQGDLQFGDWFVPFGAITTSLGMTAPPLLLGLYVGARRRLMESLRERADSLERELQLLAERAEERAEWARGEERTRIAREMHDVVAHRVSLMVVHAAALQAVARKDPEKAVKNAALVGDMGRQALTELREMLGVLRAGDGVAERRPAVPLAAVGAAAAAAASRAAEEAEGPCLSELDELIGQSAAAGMVVDLSVEGDVRDYAPEVEQTAYRVVQEALTNVHKHAAGAKTYVRLAHRVSEIAMQVENEPPPEAASSARLPSGGNGLVGMKERVSALGGVFVSGPTDAGGFRVSAVIPAA; encoded by the coding sequence ATGACCACGACGGGGGAAGACCACGCCGGGGCCCATGCCGGGCCGTGGTGGTGGGCGAGGTGGCGCAGTGCCGTGCTGGACATAGGTCTGGCCGCGGTGTCCGCGCTGGAGTGCGGGGCGAAAGGGTTCAGCTTTGCCGCGGACGCGGGGATACCGCGGGCCCTGGGCGTGCTGTTCGGGGTGCTGGCCGGTTCGGTCCTGGTGGTGCGGCGGCGGTGGCCCATCGCCGTCGTCCTCGTCTCCATCGCCGTCATGCCGGCCCAGATGGGCTTCCTGATGATCATCGTCGGCCTGTACACCCTGGCCGCCTCGGAGGCACCCCGCCGGATCATCGCCGCGCTGGCCGGGATGTCCCAGGTCGGCATGTTGATCGTGACGTTCGTATGGCTGCGGCAGGGCGTGGACCAGGGCGATCTCCAATTCGGGGACTGGTTCGTGCCGTTCGGCGCGATCACCACCTCGCTCGGGATGACCGCCCCTCCGCTGCTGCTCGGGCTGTACGTGGGCGCCCGGCGCCGTCTGATGGAGTCGCTCAGGGAACGGGCGGACAGCCTGGAGCGGGAGCTCCAGCTGCTCGCGGAGCGCGCCGAGGAGCGGGCCGAGTGGGCGCGCGGCGAGGAGCGGACCCGGATCGCGCGGGAGATGCACGACGTCGTGGCGCACCGGGTGAGCCTGATGGTCGTCCACGCCGCCGCGCTCCAGGCGGTCGCGCGCAAGGACCCGGAGAAGGCGGTCAAGAACGCCGCCCTGGTCGGTGACATGGGCCGGCAGGCGCTGACCGAGCTGCGGGAGATGCTCGGTGTGCTGCGCGCCGGGGACGGTGTGGCCGAGCGGCGTCCGGCGGTGCCGCTGGCGGCGGTGGGCGCTGCGGCAGCGGCGGCGGCCTCGCGGGCCGCGGAGGAGGCCGAGGGGCCGTGTCTGTCCGAACTGGACGAGCTGATCGGCCAGTCCGCGGCGGCGGGGATGGTGGTCGACCTCTCGGTCGAGGGGGACGTGCGGGACTACGCGCCCGAGGTGGAGCAGACGGCGTACCGCGTGGTGCAGGAGGCGCTGACCAACGTCCACAAGCACGCGGCGGGCGCGAAGACGTACGTACGGCTCGCGCACCGGGTGTCGGAGATCGCGATGCAGGTGGAGAACGAGCCCCCGCCGGAGGCGGCGTCCTCGGCGCGGCTGCCCTCGGGCGGCAACGGCCTGGTGGGGATGAAGGAGCGCGTCTCCGCGCTGGGCGGGGTGTTCGTGTCGGGGCCGACGGATGCCGGGGGGTTCCGGGTGTCCGCGGTGATTCCGGCGGCGTGA
- a CDS encoding SUKH-3 domain-containing protein, which produces MQPDRTSTTRFPVPVDAALRAAGWQPGRWDIKQAEIWADVLREHASPAGHRHTVFPAAVEAWAEFGGLHITPPGPGRQVAPARVHVDPLHGLHMARTLGDLGRALDTEVCPLGAETDTQALLAIDTEGRVYTLDHTGDWYLGADIDMALTTLVAGTEPVRLTAP; this is translated from the coding sequence ATGCAACCGGACCGCACCTCCACGACCCGCTTCCCCGTGCCCGTCGACGCCGCCCTGCGCGCCGCCGGCTGGCAGCCCGGGCGCTGGGACATCAAGCAGGCCGAGATCTGGGCCGACGTCCTGCGCGAGCACGCCTCCCCGGCCGGGCACCGGCACACCGTCTTCCCCGCCGCGGTGGAGGCGTGGGCCGAGTTCGGCGGACTGCACATCACCCCGCCAGGACCCGGCCGCCAGGTCGCCCCGGCGCGGGTGCACGTCGACCCGCTGCACGGACTGCACATGGCCCGCACCCTCGGCGACCTCGGCCGCGCCCTGGACACCGAGGTCTGCCCGCTCGGCGCCGAGACCGACACCCAGGCCCTGCTCGCCATCGACACCGAGGGCCGGGTCTACACCCTCGACCACACCGGGGACTGGTACCTCGGCGCCGACATCGACATGGCCCTGACCACGCTGGTGGCGGGCACGGAACCGGTACGGCTCACGGCGCCCTGA
- a CDS encoding YwqJ-related putative deaminase: MTIMNATQTGPHGGPKSGTSVSQASGDPRIGWSATEAPHAPTLRHRRDGILPTVAAALSVRGATLTGTAARGDQPPALHPLVQDFLDTLTSAQRDRFTGRCAEAILISRHIANVDATRSKRAARKPMTNGEARKALRQAKLTARRIREDGDPLHGGFAAPCRACAALSAHFGVRVVDPANADD, from the coding sequence ATGACGATCATGAATGCGACGCAGACAGGACCACACGGGGGCCCGAAATCCGGCACCTCCGTGAGCCAGGCGTCCGGCGACCCCCGGATCGGCTGGAGCGCCACCGAGGCCCCGCACGCGCCCACTCTGCGCCACCGTCGTGACGGCATACTCCCCACCGTCGCCGCCGCCCTCTCGGTCCGCGGCGCCACCCTCACCGGCACCGCCGCCCGCGGCGACCAGCCGCCCGCGCTGCACCCGCTCGTCCAGGACTTCCTGGACACGCTGACCAGCGCCCAGCGCGACCGGTTCACCGGCCGCTGCGCCGAGGCGATCCTGATCTCCCGGCACATCGCCAACGTAGACGCCACCCGCAGCAAACGTGCCGCCCGCAAACCGATGACCAACGGCGAAGCGCGCAAGGCACTCCGGCAGGCCAAGCTCACCGCCCGCCGCATCCGCGAGGACGGTGACCCGCTGCACGGCGGCTTCGCCGCCCCCTGCCGCGCCTGCGCCGCCCTCAGCGCGCACTTCGGCGTCCGTGTCGTCGACCCCGCGAACGCCGACGACTGA
- a CDS encoding SMI1/KNR4 family protein, translating to MTTGRLGQRAVPPNAAYAGQVVHFPDPVRAARHPRGVRVDEHGYPDFSAYARAAAEIAEPPEGFGVDELRLTDYVSANAALAATGHELWDTIPPVATPHGWTWHHVVGTRRLQLVPVEVKALLRHHGGIATAAVDHNRRGTRPLQETRPAHIGLPKSGVAVSESQVLGVEEELGYRLPGAYRSFLKAAGGCAPVGTALDAELGLLIDQPFFTVRDEAAVNDLVYVNKCLRDHLTKDYLGVGFVQGGLLAVKVKGERIGSVWFCAYDDARDVDPSWAPADRVQRLLLPCGDDFDVFLSRLAGSPPELETVANLMVDGGFARSVPVSDSVSDSMSGE from the coding sequence ATGACGACAGGTCGGCTCGGGCAGCGAGCCGTGCCGCCGAACGCGGCCTACGCCGGACAGGTCGTGCACTTCCCGGACCCGGTCAGAGCCGCCCGTCACCCGAGGGGGGTACGGGTGGACGAGCACGGCTACCCCGACTTCTCGGCGTACGCGCGCGCGGCCGCGGAGATCGCGGAGCCGCCGGAGGGTTTCGGCGTCGACGAACTGCGCCTGACGGACTACGTGTCGGCGAACGCGGCACTCGCGGCCACCGGGCACGAACTGTGGGACACCATCCCGCCGGTGGCGACACCGCACGGCTGGACCTGGCATCACGTCGTGGGAACTCGGCGGCTTCAGCTGGTCCCCGTCGAGGTCAAGGCGCTGCTGCGGCATCACGGCGGGATCGCGACGGCAGCCGTGGACCACAACAGGCGGGGCACGCGGCCGCTTCAGGAGACGCGTCCCGCGCACATCGGGCTGCCCAAGTCCGGGGTGGCGGTGAGCGAGTCGCAGGTGCTGGGCGTCGAGGAGGAACTCGGGTACCGGCTGCCGGGCGCCTACCGCTCCTTCCTGAAGGCCGCGGGCGGCTGCGCGCCGGTGGGCACCGCGCTCGACGCGGAGCTGGGGCTCCTGATCGACCAGCCGTTCTTCACGGTGCGGGACGAGGCGGCGGTCAATGACCTGGTCTACGTCAACAAGTGCCTGCGGGACCATCTGACCAAGGACTATCTGGGCGTCGGCTTCGTCCAGGGCGGCCTGCTGGCCGTGAAGGTGAAGGGCGAGCGGATCGGGTCGGTGTGGTTCTGCGCGTACGACGACGCGCGGGACGTCGATCCGTCCTGGGCGCCGGCGGACCGCGTGCAGCGGCTGCTGCTGCCGTGCGGTGACGACTTCGACGTCTTCCTCTCCCGTCTCGCGGGTTCGCCACCGGAGTTGGAGACGGTGGCGAATCTGATGGTCGACGGTGGATTCGCCCGTTCCGTGCCGGTGTCCGATTCCGTGTCCGACTCCATGTCGGGGGAGTGA
- a CDS encoding SUKH-4 family immunity protein, translating into MVTFAQAQERAEEWINGEVPSYQHREVRVREFELGFVVWAEDRSDGPRSDGGAQRLVIARDSGEATLWPALPVGEVIRRYEEEYGRPDAEPEPAPAAPARVDLNQTSFLLTPPEWLQEAADQLGIPGRRGGDTSGAGVGAGSGAGSGSGVGAGAGAGVGAGAGAGAGAGALPETQAGVPGVGSGVGGAAAASAPTPAPGAPVAPGGSAAWPDAGASDGGGGAGASAGAHGGSSAPAGATPWAGTDTNADAGEDRSVPLPATVFAPPLSEIDDNTPPPAAPDAKTALISGGSQLPRTTLAPALDDPNAPGVPGGTPAPGVPNAPGAHGVPGGTPAPGTPSYGFPQGPGGAGGPGTPPPGAPAPGATPPPHAGAPSPGYPQGGPDSAPGRPLAPNAGDIADAATSKAAPPPNRARGGVNPPPPPSAPGAPGARPGATPPPAPSGPGAPGTPAGGYVPTQLVSALGPEGPDGPAGPGAPQPPGAPTPPGAPKPPGAPGAPGGTPPGGVHHAATMLADPSQLGGGVGAPGAQGLPSAPGMPNPPGAPGIPGAPGAPGAPGAPQPPGAPGMPGAPGAGGPASSGRGAVHHAETVLSAPPVGGPGAPPPPHAPGVPGAPGAHQAPMPPGAMPPPGQPLPGQQPPAYGYPQQPTGQPTVGPGYQAVLRYRAQDGSEQQLIRRSAPGTPHPEWQIFHELRAMNVPPDQVLELHTELESCELPGAYCARMIREQWPQARITSIAPYGTDHASRQQGMQQLLAHQGELHQVADGPARLAPVRAPLSQVQPTPPIPPEGIAQEMAGAFGPGVFRFEQAAVSRQGVPPIVAHTLVAAGLPMDMGPFFWAQAQPGRPVPTLAELAAERGVQPAADAGSYLVMGSDFGRAICVQYGTANIVAVPVEAGPGGAPVPPQFVNTGLPEFQRCLALLGRMWRLRFGLNQEQAGRWTVDFQAQLASLDPAALGSPESWWSVLLEQMWDGLL; encoded by the coding sequence ATGGTGACGTTCGCTCAGGCGCAGGAACGCGCGGAGGAGTGGATCAACGGCGAGGTGCCGTCGTACCAGCACCGCGAGGTGCGGGTACGGGAGTTCGAGCTCGGCTTCGTGGTCTGGGCCGAGGACCGCTCGGACGGTCCGCGCTCGGACGGCGGCGCACAGCGGCTGGTCATCGCCCGGGACAGCGGCGAGGCCACGCTCTGGCCCGCGCTGCCGGTCGGCGAGGTGATCCGCCGGTACGAGGAGGAGTACGGCCGTCCCGACGCGGAGCCGGAGCCCGCGCCGGCGGCTCCCGCGCGCGTGGACCTGAACCAGACGTCGTTCCTGCTGACGCCGCCGGAGTGGCTTCAGGAGGCGGCGGATCAGCTGGGGATTCCGGGGCGCCGGGGTGGGGACACGTCGGGGGCCGGGGTTGGTGCGGGTTCGGGTGCTGGCTCGGGGTCCGGTGTGGGCGCTGGTGCCGGTGCGGGCGTCGGGGCCGGAGCCGGGGCTGGGGCTGGGGCTGGGGCGCTTCCGGAGACGCAGGCCGGGGTGCCGGGGGTCGGTTCCGGTGTGGGTGGTGCGGCTGCCGCGAGTGCGCCGACTCCCGCGCCGGGGGCGCCTGTTGCGCCCGGGGGGAGTGCGGCTTGGCCGGACGCCGGTGCGAGTGATGGTGGCGGGGGCGCTGGGGCGTCTGCTGGGGCGCACGGTGGTTCGAGTGCGCCGGCCGGGGCGACTCCCTGGGCCGGTACGGACACCAACGCGGACGCCGGCGAGGACCGTTCCGTCCCGCTGCCCGCGACTGTGTTCGCGCCGCCGCTGAGCGAGATCGACGACAACACCCCACCGCCTGCCGCGCCGGACGCGAAGACGGCGCTGATCTCGGGCGGGAGCCAGCTTCCGCGGACGACGCTCGCACCGGCGCTCGACGACCCGAACGCGCCGGGCGTGCCTGGCGGGACGCCGGCGCCTGGTGTTCCGAACGCGCCGGGCGCGCACGGTGTGCCCGGCGGTACCCCCGCTCCGGGGACGCCGTCGTACGGATTCCCGCAGGGGCCGGGTGGTGCGGGCGGGCCGGGTACGCCCCCTCCGGGCGCCCCCGCGCCGGGTGCCACGCCTCCGCCGCACGCGGGCGCACCCTCTCCCGGCTACCCGCAGGGTGGCCCCGACAGCGCGCCGGGTCGGCCCCTCGCACCCAATGCCGGGGACATCGCCGACGCCGCGACGAGCAAGGCGGCGCCTCCACCGAACCGCGCGCGGGGCGGCGTGAACCCTCCGCCTCCGCCGAGCGCCCCGGGTGCGCCGGGCGCGCGTCCGGGCGCCACGCCGCCGCCCGCGCCGTCCGGTCCCGGTGCGCCGGGTACGCCTGCGGGTGGCTACGTGCCCACGCAACTCGTCTCCGCGCTCGGCCCCGAAGGACCTGACGGCCCCGCCGGTCCGGGCGCACCGCAGCCCCCCGGCGCACCGACCCCGCCGGGCGCCCCCAAGCCGCCCGGTGCGCCGGGTGCGCCTGGCGGCACGCCTCCGGGCGGTGTGCACCACGCGGCCACGATGCTGGCCGACCCGAGTCAGCTGGGCGGGGGAGTGGGCGCTCCCGGCGCGCAGGGATTGCCGAGCGCCCCGGGCATGCCGAACCCGCCGGGCGCACCCGGAATCCCGGGCGCCCCTGGTGCACCTGGCGCCCCCGGCGCACCGCAGCCTCCGGGCGCCCCCGGCATGCCCGGTGCCCCCGGCGCCGGTGGTCCCGCCAGTAGCGGGCGCGGTGCCGTGCACCACGCGGAGACCGTGCTGTCGGCGCCCCCGGTGGGTGGCCCCGGCGCGCCCCCGCCACCGCACGCCCCCGGCGTGCCCGGTGCTCCGGGCGCCCATCAGGCGCCGATGCCCCCCGGTGCGATGCCGCCGCCCGGTCAGCCCCTCCCCGGTCAGCAGCCTCCGGCGTACGGCTATCCGCAGCAGCCCACCGGTCAGCCGACCGTGGGCCCGGGCTACCAGGCCGTGCTGCGGTACCGCGCGCAGGACGGTTCCGAGCAGCAGTTGATCCGGCGCTCGGCGCCGGGTACGCCGCACCCGGAGTGGCAGATCTTCCACGAGCTGCGCGCCATGAACGTGCCGCCGGACCAGGTGCTGGAGCTGCACACCGAGCTGGAGTCGTGCGAGCTGCCGGGTGCCTACTGCGCGCGGATGATCCGGGAGCAGTGGCCGCAGGCGCGGATCACGAGCATCGCGCCGTACGGTACGGACCACGCGAGCCGGCAGCAGGGCATGCAGCAACTGCTGGCGCACCAGGGCGAGCTGCACCAGGTGGCGGACGGCCCCGCGCGGCTCGCGCCGGTGCGGGCGCCGCTGTCGCAGGTGCAGCCCACGCCGCCGATCCCCCCGGAGGGGATCGCGCAGGAGATGGCGGGCGCGTTCGGACCGGGAGTCTTCCGGTTCGAGCAGGCCGCCGTGTCCCGGCAGGGCGTACCGCCGATCGTCGCGCACACCTTGGTCGCCGCGGGCCTGCCGATGGACATGGGCCCCTTCTTCTGGGCGCAGGCCCAGCCGGGGCGGCCGGTGCCGACGCTTGCGGAGCTGGCGGCCGAGCGCGGCGTGCAGCCGGCCGCGGACGCGGGCTCGTACCTCGTGATGGGCAGCGACTTCGGCCGGGCGATCTGTGTGCAGTACGGGACCGCCAACATCGTCGCCGTGCCGGTGGAGGCGGGTCCGGGCGGTGCCCCGGTGCCGCCGCAGTTCGTGAACACCGGGCTGCCCGAGTTCCAGCGCTGCCTGGCGCTGCTAGGCCGGATGTGGCGGCTGAGGTTCGGGCTGAACCAGGAGCAGGCGGGCCGCTGGACCGTCGACTTCCAGGCCCAGCTCGCCTCCCTCGACCCGGCGGCGCTCGGCTCGCCGGAGAGCTGGTGGTCGGTCCTGCTGGAGCAGATGTGGGACGGCCTGCTGTGA
- a CDS encoding cellulose-binding protein, with amino-acid sequence MSGTPVRPRGFLAVRGRGYRPEQVDAYAAALSQDRDAAWERAARLTVLAKEMEAEAVRLRETVARLAPQTYDALGERARHIFQLGLEEAAAVREGARQEAQRLAEAAQAHADGVHGAAEAHAESVRAEAEERARQHLLVARAEADETRIEARRVVKESRGEALTALREMRQRTTGMLAEQDKEHAERWAEFERRAEERATAAETRHAEQVARAEAALSDAKQALADAEAAGRQRQEEARARAAEVLAGAHLREERIARETERVLREHGERWDDVSAHMDHVRNSLITLTGRAAAE; translated from the coding sequence ATGAGCGGCACACCGGTCCGGCCTCGTGGCTTCCTGGCCGTACGAGGGCGCGGCTACCGTCCCGAGCAGGTCGACGCGTACGCCGCCGCGCTCTCCCAGGACCGGGACGCCGCCTGGGAGCGCGCCGCCCGGCTGACCGTGCTCGCCAAGGAGATGGAGGCCGAGGCGGTACGGCTGCGCGAGACCGTGGCGCGGCTCGCGCCGCAGACGTACGACGCGCTCGGGGAGCGCGCGCGGCACATCTTCCAGCTCGGCCTTGAGGAGGCCGCCGCCGTGCGCGAGGGCGCCCGCCAGGAGGCGCAGCGCCTCGCGGAGGCGGCGCAGGCGCACGCGGACGGCGTGCACGGCGCGGCAGAGGCGCACGCCGAATCCGTACGCGCCGAGGCGGAGGAGCGCGCCCGTCAGCACCTGCTCGTCGCGCGCGCCGAGGCGGACGAGACCCGGATCGAGGCCCGGCGCGTGGTCAAGGAGAGCCGCGGTGAGGCGCTCACCGCCCTGCGCGAGATGCGTCAGCGCACCACCGGAATGCTCGCCGAGCAGGACAAGGAACACGCCGAGCGCTGGGCCGAGTTCGAGCGCCGGGCCGAGGAGCGCGCGACCGCGGCCGAGACCCGGCACGCCGAACAGGTCGCCCGCGCGGAGGCCGCGCTGTCCGACGCCAAGCAGGCGCTCGCCGACGCCGAGGCCGCGGGGCGGCAGCGCCAGGAGGAGGCTCGCGCGCGGGCCGCGGAGGTGCTCGCGGGGGCGCACCTGCGCGAGGAGCGGATCGCGCGCGAGACCGAGCGCGTCCTGCGCGAGCACGGGGAGCGCTGGGACGACGTGAGCGCCCACATGGACCACGTACGCAACAGCCTCATCACGCTCACCGGGCGGGCCGCGGCGGAGTAG
- a CDS encoding sodium/solute symporter, with translation MTPQFSGDTQTMSLVAFSAVVTITLLLCVMTGPDRDDLDEFYTGYGSLSPMRNGLAIGGDYISAATVLGTTGVIALYGYDGIVLALSTALSLMLLMFLLAEPLRNAGRFTMGDALTRRMPGRGVRIAACAVTIAALLPLMVVQLAGTGQLMAFLLGFSSNALKTGCIIGLGALMISYAAIGGMKGTALIQILKMVMLLGSGAVVAVMMLNRFDWNPGALFDAAAEGSGVGSAFLNSGLQFSGGPAPGLDMISSQLAVVLGGACLPHVTMRMYTASSARQVRRSMSWAVSAVVLFVLVITVIGFGATALIGRSVIAGADPQGNTAYLLGSQAAFGAEVSTAETFLFTTVTTAIFLTLLASVAGMILSCANSLAHDVFAARVRELSGRREMMVARLSALAVGVPAILLATMVQHRSLQPLVTLAFCIGASAIAPALVYSLFWRRYTRTGLLSTLIGGTLVVLLVMPGTNLVSGSPFSAFPESDFNWFPFTTTGLVSIPAGFLFGWLGTVVSGQQKAEEQRHQYEAVEGWILAGAVRRRG, from the coding sequence ATGACCCCGCAGTTCAGCGGCGACACCCAGACGATGTCCCTGGTCGCCTTCTCCGCCGTCGTCACGATCACCCTGCTGCTGTGCGTGATGACCGGCCCCGACCGGGACGACCTGGACGAGTTCTACACCGGCTATGGGTCTTTGTCCCCCATGCGCAACGGCCTCGCCATAGGCGGCGACTACATATCCGCCGCGACCGTGCTCGGCACCACCGGCGTCATCGCCCTGTACGGCTACGACGGCATCGTCCTCGCCCTCAGCACCGCGCTGTCGCTGATGCTGCTGATGTTCCTGCTGGCCGAACCCCTGCGCAACGCGGGCCGGTTCACCATGGGCGACGCGCTGACCCGCCGGATGCCCGGACGCGGCGTACGGATCGCGGCGTGCGCGGTGACCATCGCCGCCCTGCTGCCGCTGATGGTCGTCCAACTCGCCGGCACCGGCCAGCTCATGGCCTTCCTCCTCGGCTTCTCCAGCAACGCGCTGAAGACGGGCTGCATCATCGGGCTGGGCGCGCTGATGATCAGCTACGCGGCGATCGGCGGCATGAAGGGCACCGCCCTCATCCAGATCCTGAAGATGGTGATGCTGCTCGGCTCCGGCGCCGTCGTCGCCGTAATGATGCTGAACAGGTTCGACTGGAACCCGGGCGCCCTGTTCGACGCGGCCGCCGAGGGCAGCGGGGTGGGCTCCGCCTTCCTCAACTCGGGGCTCCAGTTCTCCGGCGGGCCCGCGCCGGGCCTGGACATGATCAGCTCACAGCTCGCCGTCGTCCTCGGCGGCGCCTGTCTGCCGCACGTCACCATGCGCATGTACACCGCCTCCAGCGCCCGCCAGGTACGCCGCTCGATGTCCTGGGCGGTCTCCGCGGTGGTGCTGTTCGTGCTGGTCATCACCGTCATCGGATTCGGCGCGACCGCGCTGATCGGGCGCTCGGTGATCGCCGGGGCCGACCCGCAGGGCAACACCGCCTATCTGCTCGGCTCGCAGGCCGCGTTCGGGGCCGAGGTGTCCACGGCGGAGACTTTCCTCTTCACCACGGTCACCACCGCCATCTTCCTCACCCTGCTCGCCTCGGTCGCCGGGATGATCCTTTCCTGCGCCAACTCCCTGGCCCACGACGTGTTCGCCGCGCGGGTACGGGAGTTGTCCGGGCGGCGCGAGATGATGGTCGCGCGGCTGTCCGCGCTGGCGGTGGGGGTACCGGCGATCCTGCTGGCGACGATGGTGCAGCACCGCAGCCTCCAGCCACTGGTCACGCTGGCGTTCTGCATCGGCGCCTCGGCCATCGCGCCCGCCCTCGTCTACAGCCTCTTCTGGCGCCGCTACACCCGAACCGGCCTGCTCAGCACGCTGATCGGCGGAACGCTTGTGGTGCTGCTGGTGATGCCGGGCACGAATCTCGTCTCCGGGTCGCCCTTCTCGGCCTTCCCCGAGTCCGACTTCAACTGGTTCCCGTTCACGACGACGGGGCTCGTCTCCATTCCCGCCGGGTTCCTGTTCGGGTGGCTGGGGACCGTGGTCTCGGGGCAGCAGAAGGCGGAGGAGCAGCGGCACCAGTACGAAGCGGTGGAGGGGTGGATTCTGGCGGGGGCGGTGCGGCGACGGGGGTGA
- a CDS encoding DUF485 domain-containing protein, which produces MSSDPYPPYPPYPQQPQQQYATYPWQPPAPAEPPQYRPLRHAPLGHHSDLRILRTAYRWQRRTATLTALGYFVLFLVLSASAPSFMTSTVTDGLPTGLLLALLQLPVTWLAIGLYEHTARRYVDPIADRIRKQAEVDARRGEASR; this is translated from the coding sequence ATGTCCTCCGACCCGTATCCGCCGTATCCGCCGTACCCCCAGCAGCCGCAGCAGCAGTACGCCACCTACCCCTGGCAGCCGCCCGCCCCCGCCGAGCCCCCGCAGTACCGCCCCCTACGCCATGCCCCGCTCGGGCACCACAGCGATCTGCGGATCCTGCGCACCGCCTACCGCTGGCAGCGGCGCACCGCCACGCTCACCGCGCTCGGCTACTTCGTGCTCTTCCTCGTCCTGTCGGCGTCCGCGCCGTCCTTCATGACGAGCACCGTCACCGACGGCCTGCCCACCGGACTGCTCCTCGCCCTGCTCCAACTCCCCGTCACCTGGCTGGCCATCGGCCTCTACGAGCACACGGCGCGCCGTTACGTCGACCCGATCGCGGACCGCATCCGCAAGCAGGCCGAAGTGGACGCCCGACGCGGGGAGGCGAGCCGATGA
- a CDS encoding GNAT family N-acetyltransferase: MVRLERLRPDHADALLAFERENRAYFARTVPDRGDTFFTPDGFAARLRSLLTEQGLGVCHFHVLIDDEDRLIGRVNLMDVEDGSAELGYRVGESAAGKGVATAAVGAMCELAARAYGLSALTAITTLDNLASRTVLERNAFTPTGELTVDSRPGIAYRRAL, translated from the coding sequence ATGGTGAGGTTGGAGCGGCTGCGGCCGGACCACGCGGACGCGCTACTGGCCTTCGAGCGGGAGAACCGGGCGTATTTCGCCCGTACGGTCCCCGATCGCGGCGACACGTTCTTCACACCCGACGGGTTCGCCGCCCGCCTTCGGTCCCTGCTGACCGAACAGGGCCTCGGCGTCTGCCATTTCCATGTACTCATCGACGACGAGGACCGGCTGATCGGCCGGGTCAACCTGATGGACGTCGAGGACGGCAGCGCCGAACTCGGCTACCGCGTAGGGGAGAGCGCGGCGGGCAAGGGCGTGGCGACGGCGGCGGTCGGCGCGATGTGCGAGCTGGCGGCGCGGGCGTACGGGCTCAGCGCGCTCACCGCGATCACCACACTGGACAACCTCGCCTCGCGGACCGTGCTGGAGCGCAACGCCTTCACGCCCACGGGTGAACTCACGGTCGACAGCCGTCCGGGAATCGCCTATCGCCGCGCGCTGTAG